Proteins encoded by one window of Salvia splendens isolate huo1 chromosome 5, SspV2, whole genome shotgun sequence:
- the LOC121801809 gene encoding eukaryotic peptide chain release factor subunit 1-3-like: MADGHETDKNIEIWKIKKLIKALEAARGNGTSMISLIMPPRDQVSRVTKMLGDEFGTASNIKSRVNRQSVLGAITSAQQRLKLYNKVPPNGLVLYTGTIVTDDGKEKKVTIDFEPFRPINASLYLCDNKFHTEALNELLESDDKFGFIIMDGNGTLFGTLSGNTREILHKFTVDLPKKHGRGGQSALRFARLRMEKRHNYVRKTAELATQFYINPQTSQPNVSGLILAGSADFKTELSQSDMFDPRLQAKILNVVDVSYGGENGFNQAIELSAEILSNVKFIQEKRLIGKYFEEISQDTGKYVFGVEDTLKVLEMGAVETLIVWENLDMTRNTLKNTVSGEVLIKHFDKEQESVQSNFRDPATNAELEVQEKMSLLEWFANEYRRFGCTLEFVTNKSQEGSQFCRGFGGIGGILRYQLDVRAFDELSDDGEAYEDSE, translated from the coding sequence ATGGCTGATGGTCACGAAACTGATAAGAATATTGAGATATGGAAAATCAAGAAACTCATCAAGGCACTGGAAGCAGCTCGAGGCAATGGAACCAGCATGATTTCTCTTATCATGCCTCCTCGCGATCAAGTCTCTCGTGTCACCAAGATGCTTGGAGATGAATTCGGAACTGCATCTAACATCAAAAGCAGAGTCAACCGCCAATCTGTTCTTGGTGCAATTACATCAGCTCAGCAGAGGCTGAAATTGTACAACAAGGTTCCTCCGAATGGTCTCGTTCTCTACACCGGAACCATTGTTACTGATGACGGGAAGGAAAAGAAGGTAACAATTGACTTTGAGCCATTCAGGCCAATAAATGCATCTCTTTATCTATGCGACAACAAATTCCACACCGAGGCGCTGAATGAACTTTTGGAATCTGATGATAAGTTTGGTTTTATTATTATGGATGGTAATGGGACTCTCTTTGGAACACTGAGTGGTAATACTAGGGAGATTCTTCACAAATTTACTGTGGACCTCCCTAAGAAGCATGGAAGAGGAGGACAATCTGCACTGCGTTTTGCTCGTCTCCGCATGGAGAAGCGCCATAACTATGTTCGGAAAACAGCAGAGCTTGCCACCCAATTTTACATCAATCCTCAGACGAGCCAACCCAATGTTTCTGGACTCATTCTGGCTGGTTCTGCCGACTTCAAAACCGAGCTCAGTCAGTCTGATATGTTCGACCCTCGTCTACAGGCGAAAATTCTGAATGTGGTGGATGTTTCTTATGGAGGGGAAAATGGTTTCAATCAGGCAATTGAGCTGTCTGCTGAGATCCTTTCCAATGTGAAGTTTATACAAGAGAAGCGTTTAATTGGCAAGTACTTTGAGGAGATTAGTCAGGATACTGGAAAGTATGTTTTTGGTGTTGAAGACACATTGAAAGTTCTTGAAATGGGTGCTGTTGAGACACTTATTGTTTGGGAAAATCTGGACATGACCAGAAACACGCTGAAGAACACTGTAAGCGGTGAAGTTCTCATTAAACACTTCGACAAGGAGCAGGAGTCTGTGCAAAGTAACTTCCGCGATCCAGCTACAAATGCTGAACTAGAGGTTCAGGAAAAGATGTCGCTGCTTGAATGGTTTGCCAATGAGTATAGACGTTTCGGTTGCACTCTTGAATTTGTCACCAACAAATCACAAGAAGGGTCGCAATTCTGCCGTGGTTTTGGAGGAATAGGAGGGATCCTGCGCTATCAGTTGGATGTTCGAGCTTTTGATGAACT